In a genomic window of Methylophaga thalassica:
- a CDS encoding mechanosensitive ion channel family protein: MTEWFNSLNAEWFISASEALIYFIVGLILAKMASRGVRQWSKNRFDTHQQLLMARVASYLILLVFVVMGLNAIGFNLGVLIGAAGVLSVAIGFASQTSASNIISGLFLVAERPFSVGDLIKVGETTGEVLSIDLLSVKLRTFDNLFVRIPNETLIKSEVTTLTRFPIRRIDLSIAVALKEDIKAVRKVLEKVAEANPLCLDEPKPKFVFLGFGDSSLNMQFSVWVKRESFIELKNSIHEEIKEAFDAESIEIPFPHRSLYTGSVTEPFPIRLVTDNEPKPNMDNKE, translated from the coding sequence ATGACGGAATGGTTTAACAGTCTCAATGCAGAATGGTTTATCTCTGCATCGGAAGCACTGATTTATTTTATTGTCGGGCTGATTCTGGCCAAGATGGCTAGTCGAGGTGTTCGTCAATGGAGTAAAAACCGTTTTGATACCCATCAACAGCTTTTGATGGCACGCGTGGCGTCGTATTTGATTTTGTTGGTGTTTGTTGTGATGGGCTTAAATGCGATCGGTTTCAACCTCGGCGTTTTAATTGGTGCCGCCGGGGTGTTATCCGTTGCTATTGGTTTTGCTTCACAAACATCGGCCTCCAATATTATCAGTGGTTTGTTTTTAGTCGCTGAGCGACCTTTTTCTGTCGGTGACTTAATCAAGGTGGGGGAGACCACCGGTGAAGTACTTTCTATCGATTTGTTATCGGTGAAATTACGTACCTTTGATAATTTGTTTGTGCGCATTCCAAACGAAACATTGATTAAGTCAGAAGTCACAACATTGACGCGTTTTCCTATCAGACGAATTGATTTAAGTATTGCTGTTGCGCTGAAAGAAGATATCAAGGCGGTCAGAAAAGTCCTGGAGAAAGTGGCAGAGGCCAATCCACTTTGCCTTGATGAGCCCAAACCAAAATTTGTGTTTCTGGGCTTTGGCGACTCATCGCTGAATATGCAGTTTTCGGTATGGGTGAAGCGTGAGAGTTTTATTGAACTCAAAAACAGTATTCATGAAGAAATCAAAGAAGCGTTTGACGCTGAATCGATAGAAATTCCTTTTCCACATCGTTCCCTATATACCGGTTCTGTAACAGAACCTTTTCCGATTCGTTTGGTAACAGATAATGAACCAAAGCCAAATATGGACAACAAAGAATAG
- a CDS encoding EAL domain-containing protein — MISHRFFCVCLLNLLLSLSLPSYAQLEATDEDLPLEKVSLQLKWKYQYQFAGYIAAVEKGFYKEEGLDVELRPRQPDINVVNEVVSGKADYGIGGIGILAEYANGSPIKALAAIFQHDALVFMSRSESGIVSPYEMAGKRVMFDASNGNDAILRTLLNDAEIQLKDINIIPQKMGIDSLINNEVDVISGYISDQPYEFLQKKIPINIINPRNYGFDFYGDILFTSDDELKKYPGRAQRMLKASLKGWHYALEHSEEMINIIKQKYGAEQSLSRLRFEARETKKLILADLIPLGSIEPGRLKRIADIYAQLGVAPALPEKTLNHFIHQPSTMLSLTEDEQAWLQAHPVIKVGVDKDFAPYEWINKDGEYVGLAAENINLLEERLGVKFDIISNRSWDELMTMAQNDEIDMLACLNETTERKEYLTFTDPYIQNPVVIINTDINGYIGSLKNLAGKTVALEKGNFSNALLSDEYPEITLMFTDTPRQALEKVARGEADAYIGDAAYANYQIKNSDLINLQFAGQTQARAAYRMGIVKNEPELLSIINKVLSQLSEQEKKEIESQWLGIKIDSGPQLKTLIQFGSGILLLFLLFSYWIYRLRQSRRALQESEGRLSDVLNTSPVPEIIIDNHGKITYLNQAFITSFGYDLSDIPTLDDWLLRTFPKVETRERFITQADIAFNKQYVSFNFESIETDLICKDGQRRSVIANARKVTSDTIPDTLIILYDITERKRAEEKLKLSGSVFTQAHEGILITDADGLIVDVNPAFSEITGYSREEILHQNPSILRSDKHDALYFEEMWNELRQQGHWQGEIWNKRKDGQLYAELLTISTLVDDYGETIHYLGMFSDITQSKEQQHALEMMAHYDVLTQLPNRTLFADRFKQAIAHSNRNKSLLAVVFLDLDGFKPVNDTYGHEAGDQLLIEVSARIQSCIRQDDTASRLGGDEFALLLNDVSSAEHCETLINRIRHAIELPYHIDGNSISCSASIGITLYPLDNADADTLLRHADQAMYQAKVSGRQRHHMFDTQQDEQMSQQQNQFKSIEDALISDHLVLFYQPKVNMRSGDIIGAEALIRWQHPERGLITPAHFLPVVQGSYLEINIGNWVIERAIKQLNNWIERGWTIEMSINISSRHLQWQGLFDHLDRVLAKYPNVPSYLIQLEVLGSSVLTDINNISSIIETCRHTLGLKISLDDFGTGYSSLTHLRHLPVDTVKIDQSFVRDLIDDPNDYTIIDGVIGLTDAFHHQVIAEGVETTEHGMMLLAMGCDLAQGYAIAYPMSADDCNQWFTDYQPNKKWIDLANRQLNAEQTLLELMTLQINYWLNRVIANLESSPDTITHWPLMNHKKCHFSLWLEQAKKQNLFDRVWIESMKLAYTELYHNANSLKYQYQEDQHPINDAGIAELKAHFKTIELLLDAKKQQ; from the coding sequence ATGATAAGCCATCGATTTTTTTGTGTATGTCTTCTTAACCTTTTATTGAGCCTGTCGCTACCCAGCTACGCTCAACTGGAAGCTACAGATGAAGACTTACCCCTGGAAAAAGTCAGTTTACAACTGAAGTGGAAATATCAATATCAGTTTGCTGGCTACATTGCTGCCGTAGAAAAAGGATTTTATAAAGAGGAAGGCCTGGATGTTGAATTACGTCCTCGTCAACCTGACATTAATGTTGTCAATGAGGTCGTCAGCGGAAAAGCGGATTACGGTATCGGTGGTATCGGGATCCTCGCTGAATACGCGAATGGTTCACCGATAAAAGCCTTAGCCGCGATATTCCAGCATGATGCTTTAGTCTTTATGTCACGCTCAGAATCCGGAATTGTCAGTCCTTATGAAATGGCTGGAAAGCGTGTCATGTTTGACGCCAGCAATGGTAATGACGCCATCTTAAGAACCCTGCTGAATGATGCAGAAATCCAGCTGAAAGATATCAATATCATCCCTCAGAAAATGGGCATTGATAGCCTTATCAATAATGAAGTTGATGTCATTTCTGGTTACATCAGCGATCAACCTTATGAGTTTTTGCAGAAAAAAATCCCTATAAACATCATCAATCCGCGTAATTATGGTTTTGATTTTTACGGCGATATTTTATTTACCAGCGATGACGAACTGAAAAAATATCCAGGCCGAGCCCAACGCATGCTGAAAGCCTCGTTAAAAGGCTGGCACTATGCGCTCGAGCATAGTGAAGAGATGATTAATATCATCAAGCAGAAATATGGTGCTGAACAAAGCCTGTCGCGACTTAGATTTGAAGCAAGAGAGACAAAAAAACTAATATTGGCCGATCTAATACCGTTAGGCAGTATTGAGCCTGGTCGCCTGAAACGCATTGCCGATATTTATGCACAGCTGGGGGTCGCCCCTGCTCTGCCAGAAAAAACCCTTAATCACTTCATTCATCAACCCAGCACCATGTTATCTCTCACTGAAGATGAACAGGCATGGCTACAGGCTCATCCCGTTATTAAAGTCGGTGTAGACAAAGACTTCGCTCCCTATGAGTGGATCAACAAGGATGGTGAGTATGTTGGTCTGGCTGCTGAAAATATCAATTTGCTGGAAGAACGATTGGGCGTGAAATTCGACATCATCTCTAATCGAAGCTGGGATGAACTGATGACTATGGCTCAAAACGATGAAATCGACATGCTGGCCTGTCTGAATGAAACCACCGAACGTAAGGAATACTTAACGTTTACCGATCCGTATATTCAAAATCCTGTGGTTATCATTAATACGGATATCAATGGCTACATTGGTTCATTAAAAAATCTGGCTGGTAAAACAGTCGCATTAGAAAAAGGTAACTTTAGTAACGCGCTGCTGAGCGATGAGTACCCTGAAATTACTTTGATGTTCACTGACACACCTCGACAAGCATTGGAAAAAGTAGCTAGAGGCGAGGCAGATGCTTATATAGGAGATGCAGCCTATGCCAATTATCAAATAAAAAACAGCGACCTCATTAATCTTCAATTTGCCGGACAAACGCAAGCCAGAGCGGCATACCGCATGGGTATAGTCAAAAATGAACCAGAACTATTAAGCATCATAAATAAAGTGCTGAGTCAGCTATCTGAGCAAGAAAAGAAAGAAATTGAGTCTCAGTGGCTGGGTATTAAAATCGACTCCGGACCACAACTAAAAACACTGATACAGTTTGGTTCTGGCATCCTGCTGTTGTTTCTATTGTTTAGCTATTGGATTTACCGGCTGCGCCAGTCACGACGAGCCCTTCAGGAAAGTGAGGGACGTTTAAGTGATGTTTTGAACACCTCACCCGTGCCAGAAATCATTATCGATAATCACGGTAAAATTACTTACCTTAATCAAGCGTTTATTACCTCTTTCGGCTATGACCTCAGCGATATTCCAACATTAGATGATTGGTTACTCAGGACCTTCCCCAAAGTAGAAACTCGTGAACGATTTATCACACAAGCTGATATCGCGTTTAACAAACAATACGTTTCTTTCAATTTTGAATCTATTGAAACCGATCTCATCTGTAAAGACGGGCAACGACGCTCTGTCATTGCCAATGCCCGTAAAGTGACCAGTGACACGATACCAGATACATTAATTATTCTTTACGATATTACTGAGCGAAAACGTGCAGAAGAAAAATTAAAACTGTCCGGCAGTGTCTTTACACAAGCACACGAGGGAATTCTCATCACCGACGCGGACGGCCTCATCGTCGATGTAAACCCGGCATTCTCTGAGATAACGGGCTACAGCAGGGAAGAAATATTACATCAGAATCCCTCAATATTACGTTCTGATAAACATGACGCCTTATATTTTGAAGAGATGTGGAATGAACTCCGCCAGCAAGGCCACTGGCAAGGCGAGATATGGAATAAACGCAAAGATGGTCAACTCTATGCTGAGTTACTCACTATTTCTACATTGGTCGATGATTATGGTGAGACCATACATTATCTCGGCATGTTCTCCGACATTACCCAAAGCAAAGAGCAACAGCATGCCCTGGAAATGATGGCGCACTATGATGTACTGACGCAATTGCCTAACAGAACATTATTTGCCGACAGGTTCAAGCAAGCCATCGCCCATAGTAATCGCAATAAGAGTCTGCTTGCTGTGGTCTTTTTAGATTTAGATGGCTTCAAACCTGTTAATGATACCTATGGACATGAAGCGGGGGACCAGTTACTGATTGAAGTCTCTGCCCGTATTCAATCCTGTATCAGGCAAGACGATACCGCATCCCGACTCGGTGGTGATGAATTTGCTTTATTACTCAATGATGTCAGTTCAGCAGAGCACTGTGAAACACTGATAAATCGTATCCGACATGCTATTGAACTGCCCTATCATATTGATGGTAATAGCATCAGTTGCAGTGCGAGTATTGGTATCACCCTTTACCCTCTGGACAATGCCGATGCCGACACCTTGTTACGCCATGCCGACCAGGCAATGTATCAGGCAAAAGTATCTGGCCGCCAACGTCATCATATGTTTGATACACAACAAGACGAGCAAATGTCTCAACAGCAGAATCAATTTAAGTCGATCGAAGATGCTTTGATATCGGATCACCTTGTGCTGTTCTACCAACCCAAGGTGAATATGCGCTCAGGCGACATCATTGGCGCTGAAGCATTAATCCGCTGGCAACATCCTGAACGGGGCTTGATCACACCAGCCCACTTTTTACCTGTTGTTCAAGGAAGTTATCTGGAAATAAACATAGGAAACTGGGTCATTGAGCGCGCCATCAAACAGCTAAACAACTGGATTGAACGTGGCTGGACAATAGAAATGAGCATTAATATTTCGTCACGTCATCTGCAATGGCAAGGTTTGTTTGACCATCTGGACCGTGTTCTAGCCAAGTATCCCAATGTACCTTCTTATCTCATTCAATTAGAAGTTCTGGGAAGTAGTGTTTTAACCGATATTAACAATATCTCTTCTATCATCGAAACCTGCCGCCACACGCTTGGCCTTAAGATTTCACTGGATGATTTTGGCACCGGCTATTCCTCACTGACACATTTACGTCATCTTCCTGTAGATACCGTCAAGATAGATCAAAGTTTTGTACGTGATCTGATTGACGATCCCAATGACTATACGATTATTGATGGCGTTATTGGTCTGACAGACGCTTTCCATCATCAGGTCATCGCTGAAGGTGTAGAAACAACTGAGCATGGCATGATGTTGCTGGCGATGGGCTGCGATTTAGCGCAAGGTTATGCGATCGCTTATCCAATGTCGGCTGATGACTGCAATCAATGGTTCACTGATTACCAACCAAATAAGAAATGGATCGATCTGGCTAATCGTCAGCTTAATGCGGAACAGACCTTACTGGAATTAATGACGCTGCAGATCAATTATTGGCTAAACCGTGTGATTGCCAATCTAGAGTCGAGTCCTGACACTATTACTCATTGGCCACTGATGAATCATAAGAAATGTCACTTCAGTTTATGGCTGGAGCAAGCCAAGAAACAGAATTTGTTTGATAGAGTATGGATAGAGTCGATGAAACTGGCTTATACAGAGCTTTATCATAATGCCAATAGTCTGAAATATCAGTATCAGGAAGACCAGCATCCTATTAATGATGCTGGTATTGCTGAACTGAAAGCCCACTTTAAAACCATTGAATTACTGCTGGATGCCAAAAAACAGCAATAA
- a CDS encoding lytic transglycosylase translates to MIRIALVSVFTLLVASCSSTPEKVVGASASPSVTYSKTKQKQKHTPWEQAYNESLEENENPLSSENPPITLPPQDPTDVWERIRNGFVISDYKTLEPDTERQLRWFIDHQDYVARVVERARPYLFYIVEEVKKRNMPMEVALLPVVESGFKPMAYSPSHAAGLWQFIPGTGELYGLEQNWWYDGRRDVVKSTQAALDYLEKLHNDFGDWQLAFAAYNCGEGTVGRAIKKNQEQGKPTDFWSLDLPKETSAYVPRLMAVSHMVKYPERYELELSPIDNKPFFGQVNVGSQIDLAMAAKMAGISEKQLHQLNPAFNRWATAPQGNHKLVLPLEKIPTFKTALAKMPTSQRVQWARHEIKRGESLSIIARNYDTTVDVIKQANKLGTTQIRAGRNLLIPVASHDISKLALNKAQKSVSPENVKKTTYVVKAGDTWWDIARKNNTDVKTLTQQNNKSAKDILRAGEKLVITSAAADIRKSVSYTIKDGDSLWAISRKFNVSVADVKEWNGLSDRSTLQPGQSLKLYIDET, encoded by the coding sequence ATGATAAGAATAGCACTCGTATCGGTATTTACGTTACTTGTCGCTTCCTGTAGCAGCACCCCCGAAAAAGTCGTGGGGGCCTCGGCATCGCCGTCTGTTACGTATTCTAAAACGAAGCAAAAGCAGAAACATACTCCCTGGGAACAAGCATATAACGAATCCCTAGAAGAAAACGAAAACCCTCTATCCTCAGAAAACCCACCAATTACACTTCCTCCCCAAGACCCAACCGATGTTTGGGAACGCATTCGAAACGGCTTTGTCATCTCTGATTATAAGACGCTTGAGCCAGATACAGAACGTCAACTTCGCTGGTTTATTGATCATCAGGATTATGTCGCCAGGGTGGTGGAAAGAGCTAGACCTTACCTGTTTTACATTGTTGAAGAAGTCAAAAAACGTAATATGCCGATGGAAGTCGCCTTATTACCTGTTGTCGAAAGTGGCTTTAAACCCATGGCTTATTCGCCCAGCCATGCGGCAGGGTTATGGCAGTTTATTCCAGGCACTGGTGAACTTTATGGCCTGGAGCAGAACTGGTGGTATGACGGCAGACGTGACGTAGTTAAGTCAACACAAGCGGCACTTGATTATCTTGAAAAACTTCATAACGACTTTGGTGACTGGCAACTCGCTTTTGCTGCTTATAATTGTGGTGAAGGCACAGTCGGACGTGCTATTAAAAAGAATCAGGAACAGGGTAAACCGACTGATTTTTGGTCGCTCGATCTTCCCAAAGAAACGTCTGCTTACGTACCTCGCTTAATGGCTGTCAGCCACATGGTGAAATACCCTGAACGTTACGAACTAGAATTAAGCCCTATCGATAACAAACCGTTCTTTGGTCAGGTTAATGTTGGTTCACAGATCGATTTAGCGATGGCCGCCAAGATGGCAGGCATCAGCGAAAAACAGCTACACCAATTAAACCCGGCATTTAATCGCTGGGCAACAGCACCACAAGGCAACCATAAATTAGTACTGCCGCTGGAAAAAATTCCTACTTTTAAAACCGCCTTAGCAAAAATGCCTACTTCACAGCGAGTGCAATGGGCACGTCATGAAATTAAACGTGGTGAATCTTTAAGTATTATTGCCAGAAACTACGACACCACAGTCGATGTTATAAAACAAGCCAATAAACTCGGCACGACTCAAATCCGTGCAGGAAGAAATCTACTGATTCCGGTCGCCTCACATGACATCAGTAAATTGGCTTTGAATAAAGCACAGAAGAGTGTGTCACCTGAGAATGTCAAAAAAACGACTTATGTTGTGAAAGCGGGTGACACTTGGTGGGATATTGCCCGAAAAAATAACACCGATGTAAAAACGCTGACTCAACAGAATAATAAATCGGCCAAAGACATCCTGCGTGCAGGCGAAAAACTTGTCATCACTAGTGCTGCTGCAGATATCAGAAAGTCGGTCAGTTACACTATCAAAGATGGTGACTCACTCTGGGCAATCTCACGTAAATTTAATGTCAGTGTTGCTGATGTGAAAGAATGGAATGGTCTCAGTGATCGCTCAACTTTACAGCCAGGTCAGAGCTTAAAACTGTATATAGACGAAACCTGA
- the trmL gene encoding tRNA (uridine(34)/cytosine(34)/5-carboxymethylaminomethyluridine(34)-2'-O)-methyltransferase TrmL, protein MLHVALYEPEIPPNTGNIIRLCANAGAGLHLIEPLGFAIDDKRLRRAGLDYHEFADVLVHKNFDEFLAWSGSRRIFACTTKARQHHHQASYQDEDILLFGPESRGLPEDVLNQLNDRQKIRIPMLPDSRSLNLSNATAIILYQAWQQLDFAGAKQFDNN, encoded by the coding sequence GTGCTTCATGTTGCTCTCTATGAGCCCGAGATTCCTCCCAACACGGGCAATATAATTCGCTTATGCGCTAATGCTGGTGCAGGCCTACACTTAATTGAACCGCTAGGCTTTGCTATTGATGATAAACGCCTACGCCGCGCTGGACTGGATTATCATGAGTTCGCTGATGTCCTTGTGCATAAGAACTTCGATGAGTTCTTAGCATGGAGCGGCAGCAGACGAATTTTTGCCTGCACGACAAAAGCCAGACAACATCATCATCAAGCCAGCTATCAAGATGAAGACATTCTGTTATTTGGCCCGGAATCACGCGGCTTGCCTGAAGACGTCCTCAATCAACTGAATGATAGGCAAAAAATACGCATACCGATGCTGCCTGACAGTCGAAGCCTTAATCTATCTAATGCAACGGCCATCATCTTGTACCAAGCATGGCAACAACTGGATTTTGCCGGTGCCAAACAGTTTGATAACAACTAA
- a CDS encoding response regulator transcription factor, translated as MSKTTILLIDDHAILRDGYQHLLNSSGFDVIGQASNSEEGYRLYVSHKPDVCIIDISMPGAGGLECIRRITSRDPQAKILVCTMHDDSTLAMRAMDMGARGYITKSCPSSVLIEAVKTIASRGHYLSTEIARAIAMEKLIHADQKVHSLSHQEFAVFRMVAEGKSINEMADNLALAPKTVSNYKTNMMRKLGTNNLAEIIFLAQKTGLITTPPS; from the coding sequence ATGTCTAAAACGACTATATTATTGATTGATGATCACGCCATTTTACGAGATGGCTACCAACATTTATTGAACTCTTCAGGGTTTGACGTCATCGGTCAGGCCAGTAATTCAGAAGAAGGTTACCGGCTCTATGTCAGTCATAAACCGGATGTTTGTATCATTGATATCAGCATGCCTGGTGCCGGTGGCCTTGAATGTATTCGCCGCATAACATCCCGTGATCCACAAGCTAAAATTCTTGTTTGCACCATGCACGATGATTCCACGCTGGCTATGCGAGCGATGGATATGGGAGCGCGCGGTTATATCACTAAATCCTGTCCATCATCCGTATTGATTGAAGCCGTTAAAACGATAGCCAGTCGTGGCCACTATCTGAGTACAGAGATTGCTCGCGCCATTGCCATGGAAAAACTGATTCATGCTGATCAGAAAGTACACTCGTTATCACATCAGGAGTTTGCTGTATTTCGCATGGTGGCAGAAGGAAAAAGTATCAATGAAATGGCTGATAACTTAGCTCTGGCGCCTAAAACAGTATCCAATTACAAAACCAATATGATGCGAAAATTAGGCACTAATAATCTGGCCGAAATTATTTTCCTGGCACAAAAAACCGGCCTGATCACTACACCGCCTAGTTAA
- a CDS encoding YncE family protein, giving the protein MKLRLGLSLSLLLVAMPLAAQHAYICSQAASKVTVVDIEKQEIMTAVDVATGPVGVSLDNQRHQLFVTHPEMGVVTMIDTQTNKKLGEIRTGGQPFAVAVDPSGKHQVFVSDWERNAVVVINPETKLVVDILSVGKNPAGLAIDSEARRIYVANRNSDTLTVLDADTPRQYAEVKTGKAPYAVTVSPDGRRIYVTAIQDNTVTVINGDDYKVIKTLEAGTAPYGIAVTPDNQWLYVANQGTNDVWVFDTKRLERVAKIDVGEMPESVSFTEDSQYAYVTNWFSNSLSVIDTKSQNVIKQIAMPDGPRSLGRFIGN; this is encoded by the coding sequence GTGAAGTTGCGTTTAGGTCTCTCATTGAGTTTATTGCTAGTGGCTATGCCACTAGCAGCGCAACATGCCTACATCTGTAGTCAGGCAGCCAGTAAGGTCACGGTTGTTGATATTGAAAAACAGGAAATCATGACTGCGGTTGATGTCGCAACAGGACCGGTAGGTGTCTCTTTAGACAATCAGCGTCATCAATTATTCGTCACCCATCCGGAAATGGGTGTTGTGACCATGATTGATACGCAAACCAATAAGAAACTGGGTGAAATCAGAACGGGTGGGCAACCTTTTGCTGTTGCTGTGGATCCCTCAGGTAAACATCAGGTTTTTGTCTCTGACTGGGAGCGCAATGCCGTTGTTGTGATTAACCCGGAGACAAAATTAGTCGTTGATATTTTATCTGTGGGTAAAAATCCTGCTGGCTTGGCCATCGATAGTGAAGCAAGGCGTATCTATGTCGCTAATCGTAATAGTGACACACTAACCGTGCTGGATGCCGACACACCGCGTCAGTACGCTGAAGTGAAGACCGGTAAAGCACCTTATGCTGTTACCGTGAGTCCTGATGGCAGACGTATCTATGTCACAGCAATTCAGGACAATACGGTGACGGTCATCAATGGTGATGATTACAAGGTGATCAAAACACTTGAAGCCGGTACGGCACCCTATGGTATTGCTGTAACGCCAGATAATCAGTGGTTATATGTGGCGAACCAAGGCACGAATGATGTCTGGGTTTTTGATACAAAACGTTTAGAAAGAGTCGCAAAAATTGATGTGGGCGAAATGCCTGAAAGTGTGTCTTTTACCGAAGATAGTCAATATGCTTACGTGACTAATTGGTTTAGTAATAGCTTGTCAGTGATTGATACTAAATCCCAGAATGTTATCAAGCAGATTGCTATGCCTGATGGCCCAAGAAGTCTGGGCCGTTTTATTGGTAACTAA
- a CDS encoding sensor histidine kinase, whose amino-acid sequence MEGLQQLKHHTDHNQRKHSIKRDVVWITISSLITYLVASYLDLAERYIDWTALGEFYQLDEIIFVLLVFCAGLIWFSTRRISELSLSLKHNLAMQAELSQNNKKIRQLLNDKQALVQRIALVRESERDHLASELHDIFGQHLAAMDANLTVALNQTDNPTLQPILESVMDSTTVLRSITRNKLRHLKPPSLDSIGLKGAVRELVSEWKHAFQGSEHLSLEIQDHEIPKAVALSIYRGLQEGLRNISRHANADQVFIYLHQFREPGNACIQLKLEDDGQGFNSNIEAQQGLGLISIRERCEALDGEFYIASRQPQGTCLTITIPYDPII is encoded by the coding sequence ATGGAAGGCCTGCAGCAGCTCAAGCATCACACTGATCACAATCAGCGTAAACACAGTATTAAACGCGACGTCGTCTGGATTACCATCTCGTCACTTATTACTTATCTTGTCGCATCGTATTTGGATCTGGCAGAGCGTTATATCGATTGGACTGCTCTGGGCGAGTTCTATCAGCTTGATGAGATTATTTTTGTATTACTGGTTTTTTGTGCGGGCCTTATCTGGTTTAGCACCCGACGTATTTCAGAGTTATCACTGTCGCTCAAACACAATTTGGCGATGCAGGCAGAATTAAGCCAAAACAATAAAAAAATACGTCAGCTACTCAACGATAAACAGGCCTTAGTCCAACGAATAGCCTTGGTCAGAGAGTCTGAACGCGATCATCTCGCCTCTGAACTTCACGATATCTTTGGTCAACACCTTGCTGCAATGGATGCCAACCTGACTGTCGCCTTAAACCAAACCGACAACCCCACTCTCCAGCCTATCCTCGAATCTGTCATGGACAGTACAACAGTGCTTCGCTCGATTACCCGTAATAAATTACGTCATCTAAAGCCACCGAGCCTTGACAGTATCGGCCTTAAAGGCGCTGTTCGTGAGCTGGTTTCTGAATGGAAACATGCCTTTCAGGGCAGCGAACATCTCTCACTGGAGATACAGGATCATGAAATACCCAAAGCAGTTGCACTGTCGATATATCGAGGCCTACAGGAAGGGCTGAGGAATATTAGCCGTCACGCCAATGCCGATCAGGTTTTTATCTATTTGCATCAATTCCGTGAACCTGGCAATGCCTGTATTCAATTAAAGCTGGAAGATGACGGTCAGGGCTTCAACAGCAATATAGAAGCCCAACAAGGCCTTGGACTTATCAGTATTCGTGAACGTTGTGAGGCTTTAGACGGCGAATTTTATATTGCATCTCGTCAGCCTCAGGGAACCTGCTTAACGATTACGATTCCTTATGACCCAATTATTTGA
- a CDS encoding SRPBCC family protein, whose translation MKLWATALMASQLFVTSLAFAHGPTPQKIDEKVVIAAPIDKVWEKVSDFNGIADWHPMVESVTSPEEGTRVLKLKGKGEITDSLDEKDDAKHYLSYRLLEENIEAFPVSFYTVSIELSKVNDGTEMSWKGRFYRADTGNFPPEQYNDESAVKAMEAFAKTGMASLKESLEGKK comes from the coding sequence ATGAAATTATGGGCAACCGCCTTGATGGCAAGTCAATTATTCGTCACCAGCCTTGCTTTCGCTCATGGACCGACACCACAAAAAATCGATGAAAAAGTGGTGATTGCTGCACCGATTGATAAGGTTTGGGAAAAAGTCTCAGATTTTAATGGCATAGCCGATTGGCATCCCATGGTTGAGTCAGTGACATCGCCCGAAGAAGGCACGCGAGTTCTCAAGTTAAAAGGCAAGGGTGAAATTACTGATAGCCTGGATGAGAAAGACGATGCGAAACATTATCTGAGTTATCGTTTATTAGAAGAGAATATTGAAGCTTTTCCAGTGAGCTTTTATACAGTCAGTATTGAATTAAGCAAGGTGAACGATGGTACGGAAATGAGTTGGAAGGGCCGCTTTTATCGTGCGGATACCGGCAATTTCCCACCTGAACAATACAATGATGAATCAGCAGTCAAAGCCATGGAAGCGTTTGCCAAAACAGGTATGGCCAGCCTGAAAGAATCACTTGAAGGGAAGAAATAA